A stretch of Suncus etruscus isolate mSunEtr1 chromosome 9, mSunEtr1.pri.cur, whole genome shotgun sequence DNA encodes these proteins:
- the CHRM1 gene encoding muscarinic acetylcholine receptor M1 codes for MNISAPSAASPNITILASGRGPWQMAFIGITTGLLSLATVTGNLLVLISFKVNTELKTVNNYFLLSLACADLIIGTFSMNLYTTYLLMGHWALGTLACDLWLALDYVASNASVMNLLLISFDRYFSVTRPLSYRAKRTPRRAALMIGLAWLVSFVLWAPAILFWQYLVGERTVLAGECYIQFLSQPIITFGTAMAAFYLPVTVMCTLYWRIYQETENRARELAALQGSETPGKGGGSSSSSERSQPGAEGSAESPSGRCCGCCRTPRLLQAYSWKEEEEEEEGSMESLTSSEGEEPGSEVVIKMPMVDPEVQAPAKPPPRSSPNTVKRPTRKGRERAGKGQKPRGKEQLAKRKTFSLVKEKKAARTLSAILLAFILTWTPYNIMVLVSTFCKDCVPETLWELGYWLCYVNSTINPMCYALCNKAFRDTFRLLLLCRWDKRRWRKIPKRPGSVHRTPSRQC; via the coding sequence ATGAATATCTCGGCCCCTTCCGCCGCCAGCCCCAACATCACCATCTTAGCTTCGGGCAGGGGGCCCTGGCAAATGGCCTTCATCGGGATCACCACAGGCCTCCTGTCATTGGCCACAGTGACAGGCAACCTGCTGGTCCTCATCTCCTTCAAGGTCAACACGGAGCTGAAGACGGTTAATAACTACTTCTTGCTGAGCCTGGCTTGTGCGGACCTCATAATCGGCACTTTCTCCATGAACCTCTATACCACGTATCTTCTCATGGGCCACTGGGCCCTGGGCACTCTGGCCTGCGACCTCTGGCTGGCCTTGGACTATGTGGCCAGCAACGCGTCCGTCATGAATCTCCTGCTTATCAGTTTTGACCGCTACTTCTCCGTGACCCGGCCCCTGAGCTATCGGGCCAAGCGTACCCCACGTCGGGCAGCCCTGATGATCGGCCTGGCCTGGCTGGTCTCCTTCGTCCTCTGGGCTCCAGCCATTCTCTTCTGGCAGTACCTGGTTGGGGAGCGGACGGTGCTGGCCGGGGAGTGCTACATCCAGTTTCTCTCCCAGCCCATCATCACCTTTGGCACGGCCATGGCCGCCTTCTACCTCCCAGTCACCGTCATGTGTACGCTTTATTGGCGCATCTACCAGGAGACAGAGAACCGGGCCCGGGAGCTGGCAGCCTTGCAGGGCTCCGAGACCCCGGGGAAAGGAGGAGGCAGTAGCAGCAGTTCTGAGCGGTCCCAACCAGGGGCTGAGGGTTCAGCCGAAAGTCCATCGGGCCGCTGCTGTGGCTGCTGCAGAACACCCCGGCTTCTGCAGGCCTATAgctggaaggaggaagaggaggaggaggaaggctcCATGGAGAGCCTCACATCCTCCGAGGGAGAGGAACCCGGTTCTGAGGTGGTAATCAAGATGCCCATGGTGGACCCTGAGGTGCAGGCCCCCGCCAAGCCACCACCCCGGAGCTCCCCAAATACAGTCAAGAGGCCCACCCGTAAGGGGCGTGAGAGAGCGGGCAAGGGCCAGAAGCCCCGTGGGAAGGAGCAGCTGGCCAAGAGGAAGACCTTCTCGCTGGTCAAGGAGAAGAAGGCGGCGCGGACCCTGAGCGCCATCCTGTTGGCCTTCATCCTCACCTGGACGCCATACAACATCATGGTGCTGGTGTCTACGTTCTGCAAGGACTGTGTCCCCGAGACCCTGTGGGAGCTGGGCTACTGGCTATGCTATGTCAACAGTACCATCAACCCCATGTGCTATGCGCTCTGCAACAAGGCCTTCCGGGACACCTTCCGCCTGCTGCTGCTCTGCCGCTGGGACAAGCGACGCTGGCGCAAGATCCCCAAGCGTCCTGGCTCGGTGCACCGCACCCCTTCCCGCCAGTGCTGA